A segment of the Corylus avellana chromosome ca2, CavTom2PMs-1.0 genome:
aatatttatttaaaatgaaatagagaatccTTTTCCATGTTTGGTAATCCCGTAATCAGTCTCTCCATGCGATATACCTATAAACTACAAAGGTGGATCCACATTTACGTATGCCACAAATATGTTCTATATGACCTACCTATTTCTATTTGGTTGAatacaattttgttttggtAATGTTGGTACGTtgtaatattaataaaatactaaaatgatCGAATTTCTTATTGTTATGTGATAATCTAGAAAATTTCTACTCACCATCTCTCTGTTTCTTTAAAACATCCACcatctatttttctctttcttatcttgttccttaataaaacaaaattcatGTAATCTATGTTATTTTagagctttttattttattttatttatttatttttatttttacaacgCTTTAGTATCAGTATTAGGAAATAGTTtagacattattattattataatgagTACATCAAACAAGAATTACAACcaagaacaacaaaaagaaatgcATCAAATGAATGATGCGGCCCCGAACATCAAGAAAAGTGGCTGCCATTAAAGGCGACTAAACAAGGCGCGGGCAAGGCAACCCTATCCAAACCCCCATAGCAGGGGATGAAGATAGGGGCATAACCGTCAATATGTAATACCTcgaaataataatataaaataaaatgtactTAATCCAACTCGGTAAAGTTTTATAGAAAATAACACTTGCAATTTAAAATGTTTCAACAAATTTTCCTCAaaaggaaaaactcaattaAATATTGTTAACCCTAGTCAAACGTTCGAAGTTACCATGGAACGTTCGAAGTAAACCTTAGACTTGAATGTTCGATTCTTCTTTGGAACATTCAAGTGAAACCCTATTGTAGtgatccaaataattaactaatctTAGATAGCTTGGTTAGAAGATTAATTGGacctttgggtcactaggaatagCTGGAGGGTCATTTTGGAAAATTTGGACTCTCTAGCAAAACGCTCGTGTGGGGACCACGCGAACGCTcgcctgcaaatagtacacgagAGCTCGTGTAAGGACCAGCTTGAGCATATGTTGACTTTTGGTTAACTACTGGATATTGTCCGAGCGTATGAGTGCAACCCTAAGATCGCTGGGTAAATAGTACGCGAACACTCGACACTATAGTACCGAGCGGCGAGCGCTCGCCCTACAGTGCCCACAACCTTTTctacctataaatacccctccccaTTTTTGCCCATGTTGCCTTCTAGAATTGATGCTTGAGTGTTGTGTGAGCTTTTAAGAGACTACCTTGGTATCCTTGAGGAGAAGGAGGAGTTTGTTGGGGGTGGTTGCTATGTAAGAGGTAACTATCATCTCTCTCTAGTGTTTTTCCTTTAAATGTTATGCTAACCTTATGCTAGCTTAGTTGTTAGAATCTAGTAGTGTAAGTCTTAATCTCGTTACAAGCATTTCATTCCCATTAGACTATTCTTATTGCATGAAGATGTTGTTTCGAGTTAGGGTTAAAGGACTTTTTGTAGCCTTAGAACCTGTTAGAACTGCTTAGGAGACCATTGAACCAAAATGAAGTTTTACCAAAACTCTCTGGTCGAACGCTTGGCCTAGGGCACGAGTGCTCGCCCAAAAGCACTTCAGGGGAACTTCATTTGGCCAGTCGTTCAATAGTTCATGTTTTTATGTACTAGGTTCGATTTAgtttggacttaggactaataggCTTTCCACAAATTTGGAGAACCTGGACCCTTTGGAGGACTTGTACGATCcgagtgagtacaaactcacatgatacTAGTCATTACTTTTTTTGCATTGTACGACTATTTTGTATACCaaaaatatgcattttataattctcatgaaatacattttgttgcATTATGAACTCTaccatttgtgaaaatgtgctacttaacaagataatgaggCAATGAGGCTTGTAgtagcatgcatgtaaaatacgaataagactaattgcatcgtataatatggtacaccggtacgtgcgaaAAAATGgttatgggcttactatacatgttaactctatggtaaaatgtgtgtgtgtgtgtgtgcgcgcgcttatatgggccttggatccaatggttattccGTGACCGGCGCAGTCTTAACGggcgggtcactacaggacgtacgtCATTAGTAGAGTaggccacccaaggtcggacCCAGTCGAGTTGCTAATGTTATGGACTGTAGCATACAATGGCccgggcaccggcattgtattacaggtctcttAGGACAACGTCAACCTtactgagaatgggtaatatctcgagtagaccatacagttAAATATTTACTGATTCACGTGATTATAGCATGTACTATACCTATACTATATTCATGGATATCTGTCATAGTTAAAATGTTtcatattttaccaaatggagttcatcactaaatggcATGAGTACTATGTGCATTAGTATTCACTAAGTCTTTGAACttacccatttatttttttcccactcTATTATGTATAAATTGCGCGATTTAGCTAGCGCAAAGGAGGATGCCAATGACCAATGAGCTAGTGGTGGCCAAGGACCTGATTCAGGTCATTTTTGACGATATGAACCCGGTTTGGCTCAAGTTCATGTGGGACGATAGAGGAACCACCCGTGAGGAGATGATAGAGATCGTGATCATGCTAGCACTACTTAAACTTAGATATTAATTTTGCTGtcttattttcaaataattatctTGGTTTGTAACCTATTTTGATGATGGATCTTTGACCAGTACATTTGGAGAACCTATTAATGTGATGATGTTTTATCCTTACTTTGGTTATCTTAATTGTGGTATTTAGTTATTGCTTTCTTATTCCTGTGGTTGAAAGTTTTTCAATGTATTCTCTCCCTTCGAAGAGTTAtatgatccctgagtcttgttttGTGAAGGACAAGGCTAGGAAGCGAACTATGGagtcaattaccaattaattgatttccacAAGGCGTTACACCTATAACTGTTAGTACAACAGTATATCGAATGTTCGATAAAGCctggaaagaaaatttaactTATTAGCCACATCATTCAATCTTATCCACTTCACTCACTCTATAAATACACCCCTCATGACCCTTCAAACTCTATTCATCCCTCATACAGCTCATACACCCAAAtcctagagagagaaagattctAAAGAGAGAAGAAGGCGATTTTGGTGTTGCCTTATCTTCAGTAAGGTAGAACTTGAACTTCACTCGTTTTTCATGTTATTTATATTCTTACTATGTGATTTACCATGATTTTTAAAAGTCCTAAGTATGGCATGatgtatttataatttatttctcttagaaatcaatgatttttcaaaaagttaTGAACTTAGTCTTATTTTTCAAGAATTACCATGTTGCTTTGGTTTAACACatttttattaagttattaGAAGCTTTAGTTAAGATTTGATTCGGAGTATTACAATTATACATGGCTACACCAGTCATAATATAACAATTAGATTCAAGgtcaaaacataaacataatatTATTTCTGGACCATAAGGTCAaccctatatatttatatgtgcTCACCATTCTCACATGACGATTCACACCATATGTTCAATTATTAGAaactaatttaataaaaaaaatattcatttttaagtatttataaACATTCGATAAAGTCATTATGATCATcatataatgttttatttgaaacaTGAAACTAAAGTATGCTCAATTTGTTAAACATATctcataatgaaataaaattgtttcGTAAGAATCTACTTGTCTCAGTTGATCATCCTCATTCTCGGACATCTTAACCTCCATGCCATAACACACTACCATCCTAAGCTTACGAATGAAAACCCTAATCATGCATTAGGCAACCTTAAAAACAGTTACTGCCTTCATCAATTATTCGCTCTTCAGGGTAAATCTTTCTACCTTAGGGATGGGACATTTGATGACTACTAGAATACATAAACAACGTAGAACTTCTATACAAACCTATTACCCAACTTAATGACAACTTCTACTGATTCTAAAAGGCCTAACAAAAAATATCAtcttagttaaaaaaaaaaaaaaaaaaaaaacctaacccattttcacttttccatcTTTGGTATTAATAAACCATGAATCTCATTTTAACTTGTAATAGTTGGTTAAGCAGGCAATAATAATAAGTTCAATACATATTCAATTATACTTATGTTATATCCATTCATGATTCAATATAAAAccataagatagtaaatttagaTGTTTTAAATCCTCTAGATGCATTCCAAATCATGAAAATATgagtttattaaataacatagAAGGCTAATACCATTACAAAATGAGATCAGGCATAGGGGTTACCTCTTCTTGAAGATGAAGTCCCATGAGTCACCTTCCCTCGTGTGAAAGGGTGACGAAAATGGCTTCTTTGGACGTAAGGATGGTTATATAAGTTTCATGCACACTCGAAAGGGTTGAGATATCTAAAAATTAGATACTTCCAAACCATTGTTGATCGTTCAAGGTTGGACACCGAATGATCGATGACAACTGTCGTTAATCGTTCGAAAACtttaacttattttaaaatatttgttttgttaaaaatacttttaattgTTAACTGGGGTATTGTAAATAATTTGTTTGGAAAATTTTTCCACGTGAATAAAACTAAGTGTCTTGGGTTTTGTAACTTATTAATACTGTTTAATTTATATGTAGGTGtgtgtatatatttattttcaggGTATTACATCGCCCCTCACCTGGTCGTCTGATGGGTCTCAATGAGAAAGAAGGATAATGAATATTTcactaaaataaaaagatgatacaTGATAGAACTCTACTATGGGTGGGAGTTACACCACAAACAACTCCAATTAAGGTAGGAGCTTTGCCCTAACTTAAACACTTCACAATCATGACCTTATTGCTATTGACACTAACCAATATTTAAAGACACATACTAACATGACTCGTAtgatatacacacacacacaactcCAATTAAGCTAGGAGCTTTACCCTAATTTAAACACTTCACAATCGTGACCTTATTGCTATTGACACTAATCAATATTTAAAGACACATACTAACATGACTTGTatgacacacacacactaaaACAAAGTCAAAGTTGGTTATGGTTGCTAACTGCTTGGGACGTTCACATTCCCTTCTTCGCATGGGCCACACATGGACAGTTCTTGTCCACATTATGGGTAGTTAACTATGTGGCCTATCATTCCTCTCTTCTGCAAGCACCTTGTTCTCAAAGTggaacatgagaaattaatgttGAAGGTTTGTAACCACTGTGCAAATGACATCCTCCAATAGTAGCTGCTTCCACTAGATGAGTACCTCGACAACAAATATCTGGATTGTCTTTGGCTAGCTCATAGCTCACATCGGTGTCTTCAATTCCCTCTTGTTTTCTTCTACATATTCTGCCAACGTAGGCCCATCTCTTTCAATTAGAAAAGCTTGTATCATGTTGCATCCGTGGCCAGGAACAAGTCTCTCGTTACAATTAAAGTACAAGCCCTTCTCACATCTCCTTTGCATCTCATCCTAATAGATTTGCTTAACTGGTAATGTTTGTGACTGCTTAGGTGTTGTTGTTGCtgataatgtgtttttttttttgacatgtgtTGCTGATAATGTTGCAATGATAGCTTCAGAGACTTGGGTCGATCTTTGGATGTCTAATTTGGCTAGTCCTTTTTAATGTGTTAGCCTCTCATCATGCATTATCGTACAAGGTTAGAACATGTGTACTTCAGctgcattttcttctttcaatcCCTTTAGAAAAGTCCAAACTAACACATTTTGAGGCTATCCAACTACATGGTAGTCCCATAGTGAGCCCCATAGTGAGCCATGCTGCTTGATGCGTGTTAGTGCTTCATCAAAGATATCATAATCGATTGGACCAAATCGGGTGATCAATTCTTGTTCAAAAATTTCCCAAGTAATTAGCACCCCTTCATCTTTTCGATCCTTTTGAAGCCTGAtgagtgctaaatattgcatactttTTTAGCATCTTAATTTGCATttattaatcctttagctgtattataatctaatgttttgtgttagttctgtgattttagtgttttgcaggttgttaagggAAAATTGTGGATTTAAGGTGAGAAATGCAAAGATTGGAAGAAAGCCACCAAGGAACGGGATCAAGCGCACCAGACTGATGCTCAAGTGCATTTGCGCTCGAGCCCAGCTGAtttatgatcgagcgcacctacgcTCGAGGATAAGCCAACATCGCTCAAGCGCCACTGCAGGAGAGAAAGCCAcatgcacgagtgcgctcgagcacactcggcCAACGCTCAAGTGCACGCATCAGTTCCAGAATTTTCACCCATTTTACTTAAGCcctgtttttgaagaaaaaaaccctagaagagggatataaaaagaaaagaaaaatgagagaaagcTACGGCTGCTAGGGACTGGAATATGAGCAAAAAGGCTGAGGGTTTGCTTGTTTTTGTTGCTCTCAATTATGTTtgtagtctttttcttttccattagatgctaaaccctcaactaaggttgaggatgaagccttaCCAATGAACAACAACcttattttcatgtaattttatagattcCAAATTTTTATGTTTCCAATGTTCTACATCAATTCAATTAGTGGgttaatttcatttaattgattgcttggattTTCATTTGCCAAAATATTGGCCATTCATTGTGATTCATtttacggatacattggatgatttggttCTAATTGggtatccattgtgatttgtgcaaatagatacattggatgatttagtTTGAATTGGGTATCCATTGTCATTTGTGTAATAGACAGatacattgaatgatttaatttaatcTTTTGTGCAAAATAGAACATGCGTAGGAATGTAGAGAATTTTGGATGTATGGAATGACCATGACAATATGTTGCTTTGTTCTGGTGGGTGTAGATTCCAAAACCTTAATACTTtgtaatttgattaatttcttgtttattttatattttttctttgtttcaatTCAAGAATCACTCAgttttcggaactaggttaagatttagttggtttatatatatttggttttcataaacacaattccctgtgggatcaacctcgcacttgcaacactatattgcaaaacaattcgtgcacttgcgagtacattaAAGTTTGCACAGCAAAGCCACTACTACCATTGATTGGCTTCACCCTCTAAATGAAATGAGGCTAATGCCACCTTCTATCCAGATTCTTGATACTCGAAAAATTGAGTAACCCGATTGAGTCACTCTGTAGGATCATCTCCATAGAAAGGTAGAAAATCCATCTTCAATTGCTTTAATGGGGGTGTTGCTTGCTGCGACTTGTCTCCTGTGGGGGAGCCATGAGATGTTGAACCTTTCTCCTTCAAGCTATTGGTGCTCTTCTCAGAGAATGGGTTGACTTCGAACAACAAGTTCTTGATCTTGTTCAAAGAATCTTCCATGCTTCGCATCTTCTCGCCTTCCATGCACTAAATTCCATCATGAACCGCTTCCAGCTAAGCTTCAAGTTTCTCGATTATTTCCTTGTTGGTAACCTGGTTCTAATACCCTTGATGGGTCCTAGTAAGAGAGAAGGATATTCAACGAGTATTTcactaaaataaaaagaggataCACAATAGAACTTCACTTCAGGTGGGAGTTAAAACACATACAACTCCAATTCGGATAGGGACTTTACCACAACTCAAATACTTCACAATACATGACCTTACTACTACGGGCACTAATCAATATTTAAATACACATACTAACATGACTCGTATGACACACGCATACTCACATTCCACATTATTAGCATGGAAAACTGATGTACATCTACACTAGAACAAAGATAACATAGGTTATGGTTGCTAACAACTAGAGACGTGTATATTGCCTTCTTCGCATGGACTTTGCATGTGTAGTTCCTCTCAACGTCATGGGTAATTAACCATGTGGTCTCACCATCTCTCATAAAGtgggaacaggatcctctctagtccattATGGACTAGAGAATATCTAGTTTATGGCTAGAATTTCTTCTCATAAATCCTAtggccacaaataggacacatattccactaataataataataataaaaaaatattatttaaaattaaaaaaaaaattaataaaaaaataagaaaaaagaagggggtggTTAGCCACCATAGGGGCTGGCCACCCCCCATTTTGGGTAGggaaagccacccccaatggccggctgtgggggtggttcggccacccccatcttgcAAAAGNNNNNNNNNNNNNNNNNNNNNNNNNNNNNNNNNNNNNNNNNNNNNNNNNNNNNNNNNNNNNNNNNNNNNNNNNNNNNNNNNNNCATTAGGGGTGGCTCAAgccacccccttcttttttcttatttatttatttgtttattaatttaaaataatattttttatttattattattattagtgagatatgtgtctcatttgtaaTCATTGGATTTCTGAGAAGAAATCATAGCAATGAACTggatatttttcaattcataatggactggagatgatcctattcccaTAAAGTGAGGGGTGACTATCCTTGCCGGAGGCGGCCAACCACCACTCCTCTTGTAGAAAGTTGGTCGAGAGCCCCTTGTAGAATCGGGGCATGATACCCCTCATTTTATTAGTGAccatcactattttttttattctttattttttttttctcaaaaaaggataaaattgtaatttagaATAAAATGGGTTAATGATAAATGATTGTAATGTGAATTCACAAATTTCGTCAAATAGTTGAATGTATGAATCATTTAAGACAAATATATTATCCCATTGTTCATTAAGATACTTTATATAAGCAAGAATCAATTGGTACAACTAGATCaaataaggaattttttttttttgtttttgtttttttgccaaaaaagtTACAAACACTCAATAGTGTGTGCCATTGCTTTGGCACTCCAAATTTCATCAAGAAGGGTATGTGGTTTATTTGGTAAATTCACAAATATGCAACCAGAAGGCAGAAGCCCGTCAGAAGTTGATCTGGTCCACACTGGCTTGTTCACGCGCAATTCGAGATCTCGTGGGTTGGGTTTGCATCTGCTGGCTCCGTTTTGCGTTGCGGCGTtcaaacaattaaattttataaaatctcataataataacaattattattattattataatagattgaagaagaaaatacataattttgattaattaaattaaattaaattaaattaattggcACTGAAATGTtcataaaaatggaaaattaggaaataaaaagagaagaaagaagagagggacCCACGTGAACAAACCAACGTACAAAACAGCAACACTTCACATCTAGTGACAACTTAAGTGGGAACAAGTGAAACATAACAAACCAACCAAGCAATGTATAATGTAGTACTACTTGCCAGCTCGACCGGACCGAGCCGAGCCAAGCCGCGAGCCCAAATGCTCGACCCCCCCCTCACGTCACGCGCCCACCCCCGGCGACCCCTCAACGGCTCGACCGTACCGTATTACTCCAACCCCCTACACTTGCGGCTCATGCGCCCGGCACTTGATCGCCGCTCTCACCGACCGCATCATCCCCtccctttttttctctctctttaaccCTAACCACCAAACCCACACGCTACATCAACacccaaaacacaaaaagagCTCCCGATGGGCGACTTAACGGAGACCCTGACGCCGTCACCGGCCCCGGCCGCCTCCCAATCGCGGCCGCTACCCGTCCGAGAGGACTGCTGGAGCGAGGACGCCACCTCCACGCTGGTCGACGCTTGGGGACGCCGTTATATGGAGCTGAACCGCGGGAACCTCCGTCAGAAGGACTGGCAGGATGTGGCCGACGCTGTCAACGCACTCCACGGCCACACCAAGAAAACCCACCGGACCGACGTGCAGTGTAAGAATCGTATCGACACCATCAAGAAGAAGTACAAGATCGAGAAGGCTAGGGTTTCGTCCTCCGACGGAACGCTAACGTCCTCGTGGCCTTTCTTCGAGCGCCTCGACGCTCTCATCGGATCCAGCGTGTCCGCCAAAAAACCACCGCCTCCGACTTCGCAGATTTCCCGCTCCATGTCGCCGTCGCCTCCGGTGGCTGTTCCTCTGTACTCCAAGAAAACGCCGCCGTCAGTCACTTACACGGCCGTGGTTTTGCCGCAGAAGAGGCCGTCTCCGGCGACCGACGATGGATACTTCAGGAGGAATTACTCGGCGATGGCGGCGGCTGCAGCTGCGGCGGAGGACGCGGATGacgtggaggaggaggaggatgaggaagaggaagaggagccggaggaggaaagagagaggacggaggtggaggagagagaaggGTTGAGGAGATTGGCGAGGGCGATAGAGAGGTTCGGAGAGGTTTACGAGAGGGTGGAGAGGGATAAGCTGAGGCAGATGGTGGAGTTGGAGAAGCAGAGGATGCAGTTCGCCAAGGATTTGGAGGTGCAGAGGATGAATATGTTCATGGACACGCAGGTTCAGCTCGAGAGGATCAAGCATGGCAAGCGTTCCAGATCCAACGGTGAGGGAAATTCCTCTTATTTCTGcgatttctttttgttttgattcACAGATTTCGGATTTCCGTGCATATAGACAAAGATTTATTAAGGATTCTATGCAAGATATTATGTATGTTGAAGGTGTTAGGCGTGTGAGGGGATTGtgcaattaaatattttgtttgcGTGTGTAATGGAGGCATTTTAGGTGGACATTTTAATTGCTCAAAAAGTGATAATTGCAATGAAATAGTTGTTGATATTTTAGACTGTGAAagcagatttttcttttttcttctatatgCTTTGCTAGTTTTGAATGAGAAGATGTGCATTGTTTATTATGAAACAGGTTCACTGTGAGCTGTCActgcacttaaaaaaaattttaagtcaaTTGTTAAGATGGCATTGAGCGTCATCAATTGCATGAAAGGTCTTGGTTTTAGTTGCATTTTTCAACTTTGAGGTTTTAAACACACCGTGATAGGGAATCAGTGAGGGCCTCGCTTGATTCGAGAGTTAGTGGTGAGCTTTCGGGCCATGAAGCAATGAAGTTCTTGATTACTGCATTTTGAGGTTGTTTGCAGAGGCAGTGTTCAGTTTCTCTATGTATTGGCGTGCTTCTTCTTGTTTGTTCTTAGACTTTATTAGAATATATCTCTTCAGTTAGTTGTTCTCGGATTATTTAGGAGGGATTGTTTCAGTTTAATGTCATTTATAGGTTGGGGATTTGGTCCTGGAGTCGTGCTTCAGTTACTTTTGAGAGTTGAATCGACTTCTCAAGGTCTGAACTGATGATCTTAAATTATATTAATGAGATTATCTTGTCAGGATGGAGATGTGCTTTAAGGAGTTGTCGGGTGGGGGAGATTGGACAACTATACTCATCTTGTTATGATTTGCTCTCTTAGGTGCAGATGACccaaaaatgttttattatCAGCTCAGGCATAATTTTTTCGGACTGATCTGAGGCGAGTTTCCTTGTAGTTTTGGAATAATGGGAAtagtatttgtttatttaatttgattcatttaatcttttttctagcAATGATTTGTTGTAAACAAGTGTGGCTCATATTTTCTCTCATAGCTAGGAAGACCCTATGTTCTTATCCATATTGAAGAGTGTGTTGCTGTATTTACCCTTTACTTATTTTAGAGgtgcttaatttttattttctggtgTATGTTTTGGTGGAAGGGTCCTTGGGAACTTTGGAATGGCTGTCaacttccctttcttttttttttttttcctggtctACTTGTATTTAGTTGAGATGGAACAATGAAAGATGGGTTCCTTCGTTTATTATATACAGGGTCATTACTTGGTTTTTGTCCCTTGGCTGCATTGCTTGGTTTACATTTGTTTCCCGACTTGCCTGATTGTCTAGTTGTCATGTTTGcctcttctattttttatgtCGTTTCCATATGATTCTAGTGTTAGTGTTATCAAAATCAGAGGATTTGGAGCAAGGGCCACGTAGGTTTGGTAAAAgttgagcttaaagagcaagTTTATTTAATCCTTTGTTGAATATTTTTCGTATCATAAGATCTGGTTGATAAAAAGTATCCATCTGTAAATTCTGCGTATAGTAATGGCATGAAAGGCTTACAATTTGAGGTATATAAGCTCTTTTTGAAGATTTGCAGAACTTTGCATTCTTTGGAGGAAGCAATACCCAAGTGTGGGGGTAATTTTGGGTCAAGatcaataaaaattcaaattagttAAAGGGCCTGAAGAAAGAAATTGTTGGTGACTTAACCTATCTGAAGATAATCTTAGAGATCTCAATTTTAATCTGAGAATTGGAAAATGGAGAATTATGTACTAGAATAAAATGTGGTGCATGTTCTATACCTTTTGACATAGCAGTTGTTTGGTCCGTGTAAAAAGTGCATACCTGTGCCACATGGACCATATACCCTGGAGGTAGGGCTGTGTCACTAAGATTCAGAACATGGAGGAACTTTAGCTTATAAACACTCACAATGAAGACACGTTAGGTGATGGTTGTAAAGATTGCTTTCGAGTTCTTTTGAGGGCTAGACATACTTTACGAAGTGTAatgtttttttggtaagtaatcaAACCTCATTAAAAAGCGTAAGGACGCAATCTAACTACAGAAGAAATATACATTAGAAACACCtaatcagaaaaagaaaaaaattgtgaaaaccAGACAGATGAAAGTAATCACAGGCAGCTGCCAAGACAAGGGGTAACAATTTGTGTTCACGTGTCGGGTTCAGGTTGTGTCGAGGCATGAGTTTAatattatataggtcaaccctaacttgagttatttaattaaataagtatgACCCCTCAACTCACTCTAATTTTGTGTCGGGTTTgtgaatcatgtcaaaaattgttatcCCTAAATGCCGCATGTTGGGTTCAGATCATGTCGAAGCATGCGTGTAAGACTAGATTGATTAACCTTAACCCGAAAAAGAGAGTCGAACACTTCAATTCTAATTCCTTAATTTCTTGTTGGGTTCATGTTGGGTTTGTGGGTTGTATTAAAATTGACAGCCCTATGCTTAGCgttatagagttttttttttacttgtggAGGACATAGGATTATGTTGATCCATACAATCTTCAGAGTGGATTTTTCATTGGTTGGAAAGATGCTAATGCCAAATATTTAAGAATGGCAGAGCTTTGGGTCAATCAGGTATTATCTTGTTCTGCCCCTGTTCTGACAGATTTGAGATTTAATTGATGAGGGCCAGGGCTAATGAATCAAATTAGCACGTTGGGGGTGGGTAATTTTCACTATTCTACTGTAATTGTGCTTTTACTCGTATTTCATAAcctaaaagaaaatagaaatttaaatcGGTAAGTAGGTAACCTCATGTTCTCCCTACTGGAATGGGGTTGGTTTATTTTAACTGGGTTGGGTTGGAGGTGTGTTTTCATATGAAATATCTAAACCTGGGTggtcttcttttcttctttagtttTTGAGGCCAATGCAAATGTGATTTCCCATTGCAGGCCCTGTACACTTGAGCATTATCTC
Coding sequences within it:
- the LOC132170974 gene encoding trihelix transcription factor ENAP1-like, yielding MGDLTETLTPSPAPAASQSRPLPVREDCWSEDATSTLVDAWGRRYMELNRGNLRQKDWQDVADAVNALHGHTKKTHRTDVQCKNRIDTIKKKYKIEKARVSSSDGTLTSSWPFFERLDALIGSSVSAKKPPPPTSQISRSMSPSPPVAVPLYSKKTPPSVTYTAVVLPQKRPSPATDDGYFRRNYSAMAAAAAAAEDADDVEEEEDEEEEEEPEEERERTEVEEREGLRRLARAIERFGEVYERVERDKLRQMVELEKQRMQFAKDLEVQRMNMFMDTQVQLERIKHGKRSRSNDIYS